The sequence ccattgcttgtttaaagatgaatggatcttCTAAGCCATTATCAAGTATGATGtcctgagtttctgttaaacccatgtagcggtcgggctgatgaacaactctcccactatgttgaggcattctcaactcttgagaagaatgtgatggggtaacaactgttgttgatggaccagttttatcaacttttgttgattattCTGTAGTATCTCTAgtcatttcattcaatactagtttactatGAGGTTGATTATTCCTAATATGATCTTcatccaagaatgtagcatttgtcgatacaaatactttatcttcttcggcatcataaaataatccaccttttgtttccttagggtatcctacaaataggcataattttgaacgtcaTTCCAATTTcgtaggattttgtaccaacatgtgtgtcgggcatccccaGATTTTGAAGTGATGTAGACTATTTTTaagtcctctccataactcatacgatgtttctgaaacatattttgagggaaccatgttcagaaTATATACAACAATttgtactgcatatccccaaaaggattaaggtaattgagcataactcatcatcgaatgaaccatgtctaacaaagttcgatttctcctttctgcaataCCATTTTgctgtggtgttccaggtgctgtgagttgggactGAATTTCatgatctactaaatagttctggaattgtaaatccatatactcaccacctcgatctgatcgaagtgtttaaattcttttacctaataagaTTTCAACTTCCGTTTTAAATTCTCTAAACTTTTcgagagtttcagacttgtgactcattaagtaaatatagccatatcttgaatagacatcaacaaaattgacaaaatattcttatccacctcgagctttgacattcatcgaaccataaaggtctgaatgtataagttctaggggttctttggcacgaagaccttttctagtaaaaaaaatattttagttatttttccttcaagacatgattcacatagcGGTAAAGAACtaactgtcttctaacttattgatatgaccgttttttaccaatctctcaatcccattatgatttatgtgaccaagataggcattaggagaattttttgtcttttatttggAGTTTTtgcgttttaaacatctctatatttaaaatgactttttctcaagttggttttaatacatacaagttattttcaagtctagcagaaaaaatatgaacacctcttgaaaaacGAACACTTCATTGAATTCAAAATATACTTTATGTATATTTTCTAGTAGACAAGGTAAggagatcaagtttcttttcattttgggtatataatatacattttttaacaaaatgaaaGAGTCTCTAAAGTAACTGGATGTCTCCCACTActtcagctgaaatgacttctctTGTTCCCACCTagaaagtcatttcattttctgaaAGTTGAGTCCAAACTAGTTTCTTGTAGAATAGTGCAAACATGGTTAGCGGTATctaaatctaatatccaggttaagtaataattttccactaagcatttttcaattacaagtaaatctgatttaccttgaTTTGCTATTTCTGCTCTCTTTTCAGCCAGATATTTCGGGCAATTGTGTTTCCAATGCCCTTCTTCTCAGTAATGAACACGTTTTCTTTTGGgagctttgtttttctttgcagcgggtttcttcttctattttcccATTTTCTTCAGTTGGATACTTTTATCCTTAGAAGAGGAAGGGGTGGACTTCTTTTTGTTTGAAGGTTTCGTTCCCAAAGAAGATCCATTCAgattttgtttccataaaacaACGCTTGCTTCACTTTCTTTCAATTTAATCATCGATTGGTAAGTCTAGAGTTCATTTATTAGAGTAGTCAGGTTGTAATCAATCTCATTCATTACTGCATTAGTTTGGAAGGTCAAaaagctcttcggaagagactccAAGATCATGCTAACTTGACTCGTCTCATCTATGATAGCACCGTGAGCTTTCGCAATGTTAAAGTGGACGATCATTTCCAGGAAATGCTCCTTAACATTGGTCCCATCTTTCATGCGTGagatataaacatattttatagctTCATGTTGTACCAAAGATGACGGTTTCCCGAACATCTCTTACAACGatgccatgatctcacgagcagtGGGCATGGCTTCATGTTTTTTATCGAGCATATCAGATATGctcgccaagatataggctcttGCCTTTTCATTTGCTCGAACCCATCTATCATAGGTTTCCCAAACATTTGGGTTAGTGTTTGAACTGGGAaaaggaggacattcctctattaAAAAAACCTCAAGTCGTCAACCACTAGTATTATGTTTATATTCGATTTCCAATTAGAGTATCCTTCTCCATTGTATTTATCAGAAGCAATaagttgtataatcgagttcgacattgctgaaagatgaacaaattgtattaaacttatgcatttaaatccaattttagcaaaagtaataaagtacccatatttcattatttatttacaacgatactttagtgagttaaAATAGATACTACTGAGGGGCAATCATATATTCCTTCATtgaagcaagacaatcttgaccaaatactatatctagaataactcttcTGCCTATAGTTGTTTGGTTACCGTTTTCGGTTAAGAACTAACATTTAGTAACTCTTATAAGTGTGACAtgccattttcagattttataGAAAGGTATGAACATGCCCCcgaattggaagacaatgttcaagacggaactataaaattctattcatttatgaagcttgggttgttctaaatcctatgttacaaccctccaaacGGATCGtcgcggttaacgactagctagtaccgcctaaaaacgacaacaggaaaaacataggaatctcatggttcaaactaatggagaagACCATAAGATATGTTGagaaatttccttcacccacttactatgaacgactTCCCTCATTAACCTTGTTAttaacccatacaaacactttccgaataaAGTAGTCACGATAAAAGCGACAGGAAGTCGACcgtggatctcacggtgtgaactttttggggacatgagagctaaaaatgatatatcgtatatattgttaatctcccactaaagtgttctaaatatttgggtattcttttacttaggtatatccCGTTTAATTTGAGCAACCTAGGTTTATGTGATAAATCCAAgtataatattttgattttgattttaacaTACGATGTCAAGGTGCTGAACCAATTTTAAACCTCACATTGCAagctcataaaaccagttaaTAATCCTCAACATTTCGatcataatccctaggtagtaggtgttaagtaaaccgtcaacttaaatacctcttgccttagataggattatgaactgattgagtttgtaattgaattttataagataacgacctatttttgttgggattggtgtcctaattctcctgaagactcgttgttttgtaaagatacatattgtttaatgaataaaataagtgttatttaattctgacatttattcatatccaacaaacaaagctccttggttatcttatatgaacttaagcatgtatatatgatatacaagtggatcatgccttaagtgataacctaaataggtctatagtataaggattaaggtgggatacctgatcctggtgacactacggatacagctaaccatgtagaggtttgcaagtattgtaaactactacagatggtagagcctgactattcatgtggagacgtgcgagtgggggtgtcctatacaaagagtttatataagacttggaccacgagatgactagacctgtatataacgtcgttgatactagagacttgcatctcacctaaacgaccataggtgacacgacctcaatcctgagtgttttgggaactcttgcctttgagggtggttctttgattagcatgggtgagagtggccagattgccaactcaacatgcctacctttttgggaacttgtctgctctgggagctggaaactcaatccacaagatggaattcactcatttcccaaagtagggataagtatagtgattgctcccttaagggctgattccggggcttgaacatagtggccacagcttcactttggaagagaagactcagtcatagtagaactatgaattatgttcattagaaggattagtGGTACCTAAGGAatcagatgtaactacaggggcataacggttattggcccaactgtacttacgagctatctgtgaagggttgtcgcactgctgattggttaagatggacacataatgttcgtgttgctgaggagttcatgatcgaggcgatcgctgagttaGAGCGCGAAAGGTttgtgctgtgttgcggtcgtgtagttcgagcgttcgagattgttgttgttcgagcggttGTGTACAAAGGAGCGGggagacgcatcttcaaatgttcgtagagttttctctttgttcatttgagttttcatgctgtaatttctgtatcaATTGCATAACCGCATGTTTTATAttcgactgtaatttgtaatgttcattcatgattgtaatttggaatgatcttatttccgttgctcatggaaatcttgtgttcgatttccttcaattttaactattaaaaaaaaattgttaacctaagtgatcatgttgtttatatttgttatggattttaatgtctaatccaaatttataacaacttataaaataatagacatgcTATTTATCCATAACgcacatcaaaggcattcaaaattaacataacacttatataaatttttagaaaacctaaacatgcatactaaatattataactaacttataacATAATATTATGCATGCAACATGCTTTAGTAGGATTTTGAATCTAAATGGCATGCTATATGcagaaacatgtttaatttaaatataacatacatcatatgcacaAAATATTAACAcaaatatggttcaactttggcatcctaagcaagcaaaacaactaaaaaaattacaaaagaaaaccaaaaacaacttcaaaagaGATCTGGACCGCTCGACCTGACCCGAACCGAACTTGAACCGCCCGAATGCTCTAGAAATGTTTGAACTGGTCTAAATCGGGCTGAATTGGACCCAGGGTGACTAAATCGAACTGGAGATCCTCAAAACTGGTCAAACCAATTTAAAACGCGTGAACCGCATTTTTGGGCTGGGATGAGCAATGTTGCAACACCACGGGCTTGAACaagagcagcgttgcaatgctgcttgGAAAGAAGCTGATCTTTAGTTTTCTACTACGGAGCTTGCCTGcttcaattttcaattatagACTAATTTggactctattgactctaataaaactacagactctagagcacacatataagctcatcaatcaagagccaattacaaattaaacttcataattaaagagaaatctaatgccaaagttgaatttcaattatatcaGTCATAGAAACATGCAAtcttagaaattcacccaccaaactcaaattaacgataattaagtgcttaaatcatgctctgatatcaattgataaagtaaactaacatgcaacggaagaaatcaaaatcaataagcactttaattacacttaatttgagtttaaaaacatgcatcaaaatagtttttaaaagagggtttcaagaactCATTACCTTTGATGTAAGCCCTTCAAATTAAATTCCAACTGATATCCACGAATTTGACCTTCAATCTTTCACTAAACCACCAAGAGGAGCTTCTCTATTATCCTCAGGCatggaatgtgtggtggaaacactaaattaaGGTGATTTGGGTTAAGGAATGAGATGGTTTTGAGAGCAGAAAAAACACAGAATTTCTATAATTGTTTCAGCATGCATGAGAGTCAAATTGAAGTCAAGTACTTCGATTTATAACCCAAACTTACGCAGTTCAGATTGCATGAAGGGTGCCACTTCAATTTCCAGACATGAGGTGGATTAGtgagtgggaaaatccaatttTGGATTTACCCACTTTCTAATCCctttttatccatttttttttttaaaaaaaaaataaacttgataaataaacttaattaaatttgattttccaaaaatcaattttcaaattattatattttgactttcaaaaacttcaaaattacaattaacaaaatttccaattttgaaTACTACTTCCAAAATTGAAGTagattgaataattaattaaaataatttaattaatttaatttaatatcaaatattaaatattatttcatctcatcaaaatatttaaatcattatttaaatatttttttaactctccaatttcgtttaatttcaaccaaaattaaacatcttaattgtatcatatataattaattgaaaccctaattaaatttgaacaattcaaattcaaaactctaatttcgaatttgaacatttcaaattggctcaattcactaatccaagatataatttacgagctagtagagggacttatGGACTTACAGAACACGAGCTCCAATGaattgagattaattagctaaactctttaaaccaaattgatcaatatttattaactatcaagacataccactatagctcgatagttgcactctcctcactatagatatatttctgtctactttaaccataatcagtacgTCAATCCTTCGCATgttgttcatatttacagctaggccaaaataactgttttacccctgtaaatacatcttgctccttaagctcccactgatccacTATTGAACAGTTTGGTTCACAGTCCAACTAGTAAACCATAACTCTCTCGATCATGAGAAGAAGGGGGcccgttgttcaagaccaagaatcagcgcttaagagaacaacctatctgctaaccctaagtcgggtaggagtgaatttcatcttgcacaactgtctccaactatctatccggtcttatcctcagaatgggaggtttattaagCAGCGTTGTTGGACTACTTTCACCtctgtagatcaaaggataatcttgaataaacagaagttcatagttacctCAAGATTAatatcgagttaccctaggtcaacgaatttgaaatagtaagttttaatagtaaacgatcgttataaagaaaagtgactattttgaggtccggtcttatgcaaactcattgcatatgatgcccccactcacatgtctctatatgaatgattttgggatcatatcatttgtatcgATATACAAAATgagccgtatccaatagtgtcaccaggatgatatacccaatctcatccatatatttatagaccattttggctatatactaaaacttgatcctcttttatgtcaccacataaagttaaagtattcatattatagtcatAGATTCGtgtattggatttttataacaaaatgtaATATCAATAATACTCAATaaaacttttattgaataaaatactcaataaaacttttattgataaatagaatatgttaagaGGAGGTGTGCTGAACTTCATCGATTCGGTGGTTTGAGTCCTGTGACGATGGCGTTTTCCATggtagctctgataccaagttagaAAATATAAAGAGATGGAAACGGTATCGTTTACCTCTTCGTTGTGTACGATCGAGTCGTGTGGTTAAACGATGTAATACAATGTGATGGAGCCTCGGAGACTAAGGAATAGTGATATCGCTTACCTTATCGTCTACTTGTCGTACTAAGCGATGGAGCCTCGAAGACTAAGCAATAGTGATATCACTTACCTTATCATCTACCTTGTTGTACTAAGCGATGGAGCCTCGGAGACTAAGCGATAGTGATATCGTTTACCTTTGTCGTACTAAACGATAGGATGCtagcactacacgatgaagGCTATCGTCTACCCTTTCATTGTACACGATGGACTCTAGGCGCTAAACGATGAATGATTTATttaatcgtttagctaatcgttGTACACGATGAAGAaaaattactaagcgatagacAAAGAGATTTTAACTTTGCCTATTCGTATTCTTCATATTCATTGAAAAGTGGCAACATGCCCGATTTATACACTGTTTCCTATTTTGGAGATTCaaagatttaaaaatatatatattaaacaattAATAAAATGAGGACACATGGTtcaataaatgaagaaataatatttgtttgttATCACCAATCCTAACAGAAATTTGGAgcattaaaaagaataattcTTCATGACTCTCCAGAGTGATATGACAACCTTCAGCTGATGTGTCTTCTTGACTCTTCCTTGATTGTTGATGTGACATTTTCTCTAACAATCCAATTAAAACACAGGCGAGTAAATAGGTGTGGAATCAACATGGAACATGCCATAACACTTCGACTCCCCTTCAGGCTCTTCATTCTCGTTGAATATACTCTTGATGAATCCTTGAATATAAATATTAGACTTCATTGGTGTCCCCTTGCCAGAGGtaatatgatttttaaaatttcgatTATATGTAGCTGCAATCGATGTTGTTGTAATGTTAAGATGCCCACAAGTCGGCCACCCAGTTTCCCCCACCGCAATGGCCACATCTCCAACATCTTCCTTATCGATCGCCGCATAAAATGCATCCATCATTTCATCAAACAAGTTGTTATAACTTAAGTCCCCATCACGAATCGAAAAGTTTTCTTCAGCGAATGTCGCATAACCCAAACTCATATTGCCACtgtaaaaatatgttttatgCGGATATAAGCTAACCATCAACGGTGACCCCTGTTCCCATAAGAAGTGGAGGATTCCTCTCATGTTTGCAgcaatggttgggtcaaatgcgCCACTAGATGGAGGGCTTTGAGCGGACAATGCAGTTATGGAAACCAATGTGGTGAGTTTCACTTGTCCGAGGTTACGAGCATTAAGGAGACCTTGAAGGGATTGCATGACTTGCAATATCCTGCCATCGAGTCCAGGGATGACCTTGTCACCAACAACGATGTAGTTGATGGTAAAATCGCCAATGAATGGTGCGACATAGTTGATAAACCACTCCTCCACCGCGGTGTGATTGGTGGCCATGTTTTCAATCAAGTTGTTGGGCACACCGAAAGAGACGTCGATTCCCATGCCACGAAATGATTCAAGAACGGTGAGGTTGGGTTCATACAATCGAACGCGACGAATGTTGTATTTTTTACAGAGTTGCACCACCTCCCATGGTGGTGGCAGGTTGTTACCAGCAAGTCTATAGTAAGCACCGAGAAGAACATCGTATGCTCCGACGATTGATGACACGAAAACCATGAAGATGACAATTATGTGGGAAAGCTTTGCCATTTTTTCTAATGTGATTGATTTAAAATCCAATTTCAAATGGGAGCCATTACCAAAAGAATAGAGTTATATAATAGATTATGAAGGCATGTCTGGTTGTAgggaaaactgaaaaaaaaaaaatggatacaTATCGTTTCGTGGTATGTATGATAGATAATAGTTGAATTTATAACAACAATTTCGCTGGTTGTTGACCATTAACAATATCTCTAACAGATCCCACATTTGTTTCTCTATTGACGTTCCTTAATACCAATCTTAAAATATCTTTGAAAAGAAATAgacaaaagaaaattatagtatttttttgTCTGAAAATAGAGTTGACTTGACTTTGACCTGTTCCGATCGCTTATTTTAGGTGGACAACTTTTATGAAGAACAAATATAAGATTTCTACTAAACCTAGTTTGCATGCCATTGGATGGATAGttaattttgatttctaaaacattgtatttttatttctaaattatgTATTTTTGTCCTTTTATGTATATTTCTACAAATCATATATAGTTAGATGGCTAAAAATCATTAATCAATACTTCATTTTTAGTTGAATGTTTCTAAAACACACCATTAATTCTTTGACCCACAATtaatacttattttttttagtttgaagtAAATGTTTCCAGAGTTGATTGAAGCATAATATTAACTTTTatggaagaattttttttaatgaaaatatattttcaaaatgtatagAATGGAACATTAATATGAGACATTGTGTTggagaaaacaataaaaaagtaatttataaaattatggaGAGTAAATACTATTGAGATTAAGggtttgtttggattgattagagaaaaaaattgtttttcaaaaaaaaataatttttattgaatctcttttaataaaaatggtttaaaatatactttgaaaattttttaaaatctattttgagtggttgtcaaatacTTTAATGAAAATGTAAATCAAATTCATCCTAAATTGTAGGTAGAAGATCATAATTGAATGAGACACAAATTACAAGgacaaaattaaatagtttttcaacctAAAAGTTTAGTTATCTTTTACTAGGTCGCCGGATGCATTAGTTAGAGTTGAACTTGACACCTAAATTTTTAGtacaaataatattttaatctttactatctaaaaagggaaagaaacatttgattttCCCTTTTACCCCTTAATTGATAGTTACAAGGTTATATGAcctaattttacatttaaatcattaaaaaatctatattaaatattttataattcatgtaagtttaattggtttaaaatttggttatatctaatattttattttaatattttataattcctGTGAATTTTATTggttaataatttaattatttctaaTATTTGATTCGAATATTTGATTTAAGacctaaattttattatttaacaacAGAAATTATATCATTCAcgtggataaaaaaaaatatttatcattcaCATAGATCTTAATcgtttaaatttttgttatttctaatatttgatttaagatgcaaaatttatcattaaaaaataaaaatgttatcaTTCACTTggatataaaagaaaatataacatttacatggattttaatttcaaattatattttattatttgagaaCTATATTTTCTAGCTAAATTCAACCACCCATTTTTTATAATGTATCTTTTATATNTATAATTTTGTTAACCTGCTAATGCAAGTTTTTTACTTCGTacttttttcatttattaataataacatCTTTTGcaatgtttctttttcttttatttgaaaagagTTTAATTGTTCTAGTATCTCTTTCAGGTCTAGAAGAAATAtcacctctctctctctttaatgTATGTcctctttttcaacttttttttctttcattttattttggaaaatataTAGAGTAATTTAATGTATctttttatatacttttgtagttttttttttccaatacaCACAAATTCACCTATTGATCCTCAAGTATCGAAGAGGGTGAAGAGAAAGAACTTGCTTTTGAGATTCaacaaattttaagaaatttagTGGTCGACACAGTGATAGAAAAGACCATGATTGATTGTTTTTATGCTTTGtagttttcttttcattttttaattcttgTATATGCACACCAATTAATTTAGAGACATTTGGTGCACAAagttaagttgagttgagttgagttgagtcaGTAATTATTAAAGGTATTCAAATAATCCGATAACCCGAACAACccagactacccaacccaaaatataagggttgagttgggttagttttgtatatattaattatatatatttctctttgtttaaagtttgattactttgtattgattactttgtgaatttttaatatttttttaaaaatggttatgatatttgtctttgttgaAAGTTTGCAATatatatcatagatatttggtatttagcatttgaattttataagattttagttattagtcatgtattgtatataaatttacatatttttaattaaaaagaaaaagaataagttataacccgaaaacccaacccaacccatgggTTGGAGACTTTGTTTGGGTTATTTGGGTTGGAGACTTTATTTGAGTTATTTGGGTTGTCAATCCACCCAACTCGAATTTTCGGGTTGATCCTAAAAATACCCTTAACCCACCCAAACCCATGTACAACCCTAGTAATTATTATCTAAAAAGTTAGATTATCTATAGAGTTAGATTGTCAGTGTGTtgggtgttgagttgagttgagttggaatGTCTATGTGTTTGTATTGtagagttgaattgagttgagttaagtTTGGGTATCTGGTGTTATTTTTCcgaataaatttgattttgtcatatatttgttttttctatttattttaaatttccaaCTACAcacatattttctaaaatttttaacactaaaaaatgcttaatttttttcccattcttaaaatataacaaattcctacgaaataaacatatattaaacacaaattttgaattcaaatttgaacactcaATTACATAACATATATTGTTTTCCATTTCTAAGCACCAAACATATtctaaacaaatgaaaaaatttcaTAACTAAGCATTTAATCATGACTACCGAAGAAACTTAAAAATTAGAcaactttttgtttttccttatTGAAAAATGTAACATATTTTCACTATGCAATTTGAATACCCAATTGCATAACAATTTTGTCTATAAACCCAAAGACATGTCATATTCCAATAAAGTCAGCATTTTCTCAGATCCTTAAATTGTcaatattcaattaattttaactcaatcttaaatgttaattcaaaaaaaaataataaaataaaaaataaaccaaaaccaCTTCTTATCTTGTTTTTTTGCCCATTTGTgaaatatgaattttaaatttttatgattaatgtttttttcccttttttttttgcaaacattTGATTCTAAgataaagtttgaaatttaaattataatcaattatccaaatcaaaataaaaatagttttttttaaactaaacgAAGGTAgttacaaaatttaatattatcatTTGTATTATTGTTTATAATAAAGTTTGAATTTAAGAGGATAAATCATGGATCATCGTGGAATCTAaaaaactatatttataatcaaatcatccaaatcaaataaaaaagatttttaGATTGAATTAAGAGAGGGTCATCACatagttaaaaaatattttagttaaaattaaagtttaaaattaagaagataattaaatcttcaaatcaaaataacCAATACATTCTTTTTACTAAGTGTacactaaatttttttttttaataataataatcttatttaaattaaaaattaaaattaagaaaacaatcaaaatcatcccaatcaaaataggaaaaaaaaagatttttttttactaattggTAATTAacacaaaattctaaaaaagaaatagcacaaaaaaatttagtttctatattcTTTTATACCTATTTAATTTATACATTCTCTTCTTAATACTAATtactataaaataattattgtttCTTGTCACCTAACTTCCAAAACTTGTATAAATGGTTTTATGACTTATTTAGAAAACAAAACTTTCTTatctataaaataaagttgtattATTATCTTTGGTAAATAAGTTATCTTTAGAAACTTTATACTACACGTGTAATGCACGTAGTATT comes from Benincasa hispida cultivar B227 chromosome 2, ASM972705v1, whole genome shotgun sequence and encodes:
- the LOC120072303 gene encoding probable glucan endo-1,3-beta-glucosidase BG5 encodes the protein MAKLSHIIVIFMVFVSSIVGAYDVLLGAYYRLAGNNLPPPWEVVQLCKKYNIRRVRLYEPNLTVLESFRGMGIDVSFGVPNNLIENMATNHTAVEEWFINYVAPFIGDFTINYIVVGDKVIPGLDGRILQVMQSLQGLLNARNLGQVKLTTLVSITALSAQSPPSSGAFDPTIAANMRGILHFLWEQGSPLMVSLYPHKTYFYSGNMSLGYATFAEENFSIRDGDLSYNNLFDEMMDAFYAAIDKEDVGDVAIAVGETGWPTCGHLNITTTSIAATYNRNFKNHITSGKGTPMKSNIYIQGFIKSIFNENEEPEGESKCYGMFHVDSTPIYSPVF